Genomic window (Granulicella arctica):
CGTGACTGCGGGCGACGTCGGCTTCCACTACATCGTCCGTGCGCTCACTGACTACGGACGCTCCGACGTTCTCGCCGCCGTGCTCTCCCGCACCGACTCTCCGAGCTATGGATACCAGATTGCACGGGGCGCCACCACTCTCACTGAAGCCTGGAACGCAAATCCCGATAGTTCGCAAAACCACTTTATGCTCGGTCACGGGGAAGAATGGTTCTACCGTGGCCTCGCTGGACTGTCGATCGATATGGCTAAAGGGCTCGATCACGCTCTCAGCTTCAGGCCTTCGCTGCTTGAATCTGTCGCCAGCGCTTCGGCAACCTACCGCTCTCCCCTGGGCCTCGCAAGCATCGCGTGGAAGCGCTGCGGACAGATCGCATCGATTGACCTCGTCGTACCCATCGGAGCTCAGGCCCATCTGGCCCTCCCGCGAGGCGGCTCATGGAAGAGTGGTGCTGCGTTGGAGCATGCCCAAACCTCTGACGAGATCATCCTCCCCTCCGGAACCTACCACTTCTCGACCAGTAACTTGCGCAGTGATAAAAAGGCAAGCGCGCATTGAGCAATAAGGGGCCGCCGCAGGCACGGGACGCCGGCAAGGACGACATCAATCAAGCTGCGAACTGGTTCATGTAGCCAGAACGAAGATCTCCTTCGTGTAGGCGCAGTCCGCGTTCATGCGGTCTCGACCTCGCGTATCATCATGATTTGAAGCCAAATTTTACCGGCTTGCGCCCAAGAATGGCGAGGCAGGTGCCCATTGCAATGCCGCTTGCGGGGAGGGCGTTCACCTGCACGACATCGGTTGCTTAATAATCTCCTCCCTGATCGACCTTGCGGGTCCGGATACGAATGTCTCATCACCCAAGTGCTTCCGTATTTCACGTGTGCAACTTCCACGCTGCTCCTGCTTCATAATTACCTTTTACGGGGGCTTGTTGTAACGTTCTGATGAATTTGGCGTAACTTGCTGTGACTCTGGCGCACTTTGCAGAGTCAAGAGCCTTGCGTCCTTCAGTAGACGAAGTGTTGGATGAGGTGGTGTCCGAAGCGCCATGAACAAAACCTTTCGAGTTGCGGGTGTGATTGCTAGGAGGATGGAGAAGTCAGGAATCTCCGTTGCCTGAAGCGGATCAAAGAAGGCCCTGGCTCAATACCCGCTGTTTCGAAGAATCAGTGACGGGGTCGTAGCAATTATCTGCTCATCAGCGCGACGAAGACCAAGATTCGTTTCACTCGGCTCTGGTCAGAAATTCTAGCTTTGTAGTGAGACGAGATCCGACGAGGGCTGAGGGAGCATTTCAACGGCAGGATTACCGGCCCTCACATCACCTTCGTGGGGCGGTGAGATTCCCGCCAATCGCTGGGCGGTACACCTTCCCAGTTCCGAAACGCTCATCCGAAAGAGTTGGGGTATTCAAAACCCAGAAGGTATGCGGCTTCATTCAGTTCCAGGGCGGAGTTGCTGAGATAGTAGCGAGCCATCTGGTGACGAGCCCCATCAAGAACACGCTGGAAGCTGGATCCTGAATCCTGCAGACGACGCTGTAAAGTCCGCGGTCCATGTGAAGAGCCTTGGAGATCGCATCGATGCTCCGTCGTTGTACGGACCTTCAGTCCAGCGCGCTTCAGAACCCAACGGCGAGTCTCGAGTAAGCGATCATCACGACCGTATACCAGGATGGCGGCTGGCTCACCCTGTTCTCCTCCCCCGTTTTGCAAATCCTGCACCAGATCATTCTGCACTTAGTCTGAAATCTCATCGCCTTCTTCGACAATCGGCGCGTTGTTAACCTGATCTCTCACGTCAAACAGAAACTGCCCATGGAAAAGTGTAGCTGTCTGGTTCGAGAAGTGGATCAGGAGCGCGCCGTCCTCCATTACATCTGCAGCAACGACATCGATGCGGTTCTTCTTTTCAGCCATGTCCACCTCATTGCAAGGCATTGTCGTAAAGGTTGGCGAGATTGAAGCTCGCCTAGTTAGTCGGCCCTACATAGTAGAAAGTTGGTTCGGATTGTCCATGGTCTGTTGTTCCCGTAAACGGCGGAGGAGATCTGTCGGGTGAACTGGCTTGGAGAGCAAGCTGAAGTTGTGTCCCTGGTCACGAGCTGCGCGCAGCAGGTCTGCCGTTTGAGCCTGTCCCGAAAAGAGCAGTACCTTGCACTTCGGACAGAGGAGTTGAAGTCGAATCGCCAGGTCGATGCCCGAGAGCTGCGGCATCACGACATCGGATATCAGCAAGTCAGGGGCGTCTACGCCTGCTG
Coding sequences:
- a CDS encoding helix-turn-helix domain-containing protein — encoded protein: MQNDLVQDLQNGGGEQGEPAAILVYGRDDRLLETRRWVLKRAGLKVRTTTEHRCDLQGSSHGPRTLQRRLQDSGSSFQRVLDGARHQMARYYLSNSALELNEAAYLLGFEYPNSFG
- a CDS encoding response regulator, whose amino-acid sequence is MPDLKRPRVFIVDDEQIIAQTLAIILEQSGYSATAIFDPLQALDAAGVDAPDLLISDVVMPQLSGIDLAIRLQLLCPKCKVLLFSGQAQTADLLRAARDQGHNFSLLSKPVHPTDLLRRLREQQTMDNPNQLSTM